The segment CTCTGCACCTTTCTCACCGAGGTCGAGTTCATCGCGGCTGACGCACCCACGCGCTGGATGAGTCAGATGAACCAGGACTTTTTCGAGGTAAAGATGTTCCTGGCCACGCAGGCGATGGACGAAGCGCGCCACATGGATGTGTTCCGCAAGCGCGCGCTCGCAAACGGAGGGGGCCTCGGAACCGCAAGCGTGCTGAGCGAGCTTTCGCTCAAACGGATCTTCGACGCACCCAGTTTCTCGGCACAGACTGGACGGCTGCACCTGCTGGGCGAGGGATTCGTGCTGACGATGTTCCGGCAGGGCGAGTTTATCGCTCCCAGCCGCGTCGACCAGGAAATCTTCCGCCGTTGCATGCAGGACGAATCACGTCACGTTGGCTACGGCACAATGCATTTGCGCGCTCAACTGAGGGCCAACCCCGACGTCGCCGAGGAAATTCACGAGCAGCTCGACGATGCAGAACGCATCTTGCTCGAAACCTTCAGCATCCCGGAATCGGTGGAGCCGATGGCGATCCTGATGGGTGGCGGCGTAAAGAATTTTGACAAAGGCATGGAGCTGCAAGGACAGCTGTGGCGACGAATCGTGCACGAATACCTGCAGCGTTGCGACTCGGCCGGACTCGATCGCCGTCCACGTTGCATACTGCCGACCGATTTCTCCAAGCTGGTCGATAGCCCGCAAGATGCCGTCGTTTCCTGAACCCGCCTGGTTTCTGGCCCTCGGCCGCCTGATGGAGGCCGAGGGCGCCCTCTTCCAGAGACTCGGCTTCGCCGAGACCCGCTTTGTCGTGCGGGTGATGCCCGATGAGGGGGAAAATGGCCGCGAGAACCTGGTGGGGGTGGTCATCGATGGGTACCGGCTCAGTGATGCGAAGTTAGTTGACCACCTCGAGTCGTTCGACGCCGATTTTGTCATCTGCGCACGACGCTCGGTCTGGAACCGCATGCTGCGGGAGATCGCGGAAACCGGGCGGCCTTCGCTGCGTCACACGCTGAGTTCGCTGGCGTTGATGGGTGAAGAGATGTGGCTGGAATCGAGCGATCAACTTCGCGAAGACAAGTTCTATCGCTACAACCAGACGCTGCAGGAACTCCTCAATCTCGCATCGCACCTACCGGCACAGTGAGCGAGGCTGCTGAATATCCGCCGCGTAATTCCTTCAGGCTCCCGAGACACCGACCAGCGGAAAAAGGTACTGGACGGTCTGAAGCAGCGAGCCGATCACGACCAGGATAGCTCCATACGCTCCCAGCCGGTAGTTGGGAAGCTCGTCTACCCAGGCTTCTATCGCGGGCGCGATAGACAGCAGAATGCCGCTCGCGAGGCCGGTGACCAATCCCACCTCAACCCCATAGACGAGCGCGTGGCTTTCTTGGCGGATTGCGCCGCTAAGTACCGCCGCCAGACCGATCGTTAGTGCCCGAGCCGCGCCGCGCTTCAGCACTGTGCGGTTTATCCGCGGACGTCCGGAGATGGTGGGCGGACCAATAATCAGATAGCTGGCAATCAGCGCAATCGCACAAAGTATTCCGAAACCGATTCCGAACGCTGCGTCTTTAGAGAGCCAGCCTGCCACCCCGAAGCTGGCAGCGCGTGGCAACGAGTACCCCAATGCCTCGCGAAAAGAATGCCTACCGCGGACGTTACGACGCTCGATCTCGACACTGAGGCTCGGACCGGAAACGAGCAATCCGGCCAATCCGAACCACATGCCCAGCGGCAGCCCGTAGACGACTGCGAAGAGTACGCCGTAACTGATGCTCTTGGTCACCGCGCGCAGCGGTCCTTTCTTTCCGCCCAGAAGATCGTAGGCCAAGTACAACCCACCGAGCGCATCCAGTATCACGCCGGTCAGACTCACAATGGGTATCAGATCGCGCCCCATGAAGTTGTGCCGCTCAGTTTCCGCTTCGAGTGGCCGGTCGCCAAATGCCGTGAAATCCGACTGGCACGCGGTGGTCGAGATGCGCACGCGCGATCGGTCCGCGCTCGAGCTCCTGGGCGTCGAATATGGCGAGGTGGCTCGTGTTGCGGTCTTCATCGAAGATGTTGGTGAGCAGATACCCTTCGCCCTCGCCCGCCCCTAGGTCTCCGGGCACGAACACCGGCTCCGCGACCGCACTGCGTGGCCCCGCGGCATAGATGCGCATCTGACGAGCCAGATGGTCGAAGCGGCCAACCCCGCGATGAAAGAGGTCCGCACTTCCGGGGCCGCCGAGGCAGGCAACGAATCCGTAGCGATACCTTTTGCCCATCCAGCGCTCGTCGACCCGCGGATACTCGCAACGTTCATCGCTTAGGATTTCCACGGAAAAATTTCCGGGCTTGGACCAATCGAATTCCCACCGCGTCAAGCGCTGGGTGGCACGGCGCGGATCGGTCGGCGCGCCGTCGGCCAGCGGGAACACCGCAACTTCCTGCTGGCAAACGTCCACCACGATACGGCCCCCTTCGTTGAAGGCGTTCATCGTGTGCCACGCCATGCTCGGCGGACCGCTGAACCAGCGAACCTCTTGAGCGTTCCCCCGTCGCGCAACCATCGCCACGTGGGTACCTCGCTCCGGCTCCCATGCAATTAACGGCCGACCTGCCATCGCGCGCCTGACCGACACCGTCACCGGACAAAACGCCACCATGATGAAATCCCGGGTCACCGCGAAATCATGGATCAGCGCCGCGAACGGTCCGGTGAGGCTCTGCGCACGAATCAGTTCACCCGCAGGTGAAGCGACATACAATTCGATGTCGTGGCTGATGCGTCCGGTAGGGAAATTTGCAAAGAACAGCATCTCGCCGGACTCGGGATCGATCTTCGGATGCGCTGTCATGTTGCGCGGCAATTTATTGTGAAAGGACCAGCGGCCGATCGTGTCGAGCGACGCCGGGTCCAATTCTATCGGCGCATGACCCTCTTCCAACGCCAGTAGCCTTCCCGCGTGCCAGACCAAATTGGTATTCGCGACGCCGTCGGTTCTCATGCCCGCTACGCTGGAATCGTTATCGCTCGGAAGTCCCGAGGTGCCGAACAGCGCGCGACCAGCCGCGTGCTCGATCCTCCATTGCTCGGTTCGCACCCACCGATTGCGGTACGCCACGCATCCGTCGCTGACGCGAAACGCGTGCACCATTCCGTCTCCATTCAGAGGGTTGTAAGTCCCGCGCGGTGGGAACTGCGGATTAGGTCCGATGCGGTAGAAGGTTCCGTTCAACTGCTGGGGAATCGTCCCTTCGACAACCAGGTGCGAGTAGTCGCATTCCATTCCGATCGACGCGAATCCGCGAGACATAAAAGCGCTGGTTAACAAACCGTTCTCCACGTATCGCTCCAACTCCGACGGGATTAGTTTAGGCTCACCCTTGCCTGTCTGCGTCGGAACAAGACTGTCAAGGTTCGCCGTCAGCGCTCGTTCAGTGACGCGACTAGATAAGGTCTGGGATGGTCGAACAGACGCCGAACCTAGCAACCACAATAGCCGCTCGCAATATGGCACTCGGGATCAGCAGCGGATTTTTTCTGAATTTTCTGGCCCAACACGCCCCGGCGAAAAAAAATTTTCCTGTCAATAGCCTGCGACCGCCTTCATCGGACCGACTAAGTGATAGGAGTCGAGCTCGGAGCGCGCTCCCGTCACGGAAATAGTTATCGACCATACGGGTTTTGATGGCTCGAGAGCTCTTGCGGAGCTAGTCGCACCGGTCCATTTGATTTTAAAGTTGTCGTTTCTTGTACCGGGGGTTGAGCTCGCGCGGCTTGACCAAACCACCGCGTTGCGCGTACCAGCTTGTCTGGCGCTTGTGCCGAATTGAGTCTGATGTCCACTTTTAGAATGTTCAGCGGCGTGCGGCCCGTAACTCGCGACAGCGCAATCCGCGATGCTCTGGCAGGATTCCAGCTCGCCGCGATGAATATTCCGCAGGCGCTCGGCTACACCAAGATCGCCGGTACCCCGGTTATCACCGGCCTCTACACGCTGTTGTTCCCCTTGGTGGCGTTTGCGGCATTCGGCTCCTCCCGATTTCTGGTGGTGGCTGCAGATTCCGCGACTGCGGCCATCCTCGCGGGCGGCCTCGGCGACCTGGCGCCGCTGGCCAGCCCCCGATACGTCGCGCTCGCTGGAACTGTCGCCTTGCTGACGGGCGGCTTTTTGCTGATCGCGCGATTGCTCAAACTGGGCTTCCTCGCCGATTTTCTCTCGCAGACTGTGCTGGTGGGATTTCTTACCGGGGTTGGCTTTCAGGTCGGCATCGCCGTGTTGGGCGAGCTGCTGGGGGTCGAAGTTCATTCGCAGCGGTCCATAGGTCAGCTGCTCGAGGTTGTCCGCGACCTCCCGCAGCTACGGATGATCACGCCCTTGATCTCGGCGGTGGTCGTCGCCGTTATCCTGGGACTGCGCGGGCTGGCCCCCAAAGCGCCGGGAGCGTTGATTGCCGTGGCCGGCGCGATCGCGGCCAGCATGTTCTGGGATTTTGCCGGCCACGGCGTCGCGGTCGTCGGTCCGGTGAGTGGTGGTTTGCCCCGCCTCGGGCTTCCCGCGATGACTTGGCATGACATTAACCAGCTGGTTCCGATCGCCGGTTCATGCGTCGTGATGATCGTCGCGCAGAGCGCGGCAACGGCGCGCTTCTATGCGACCCGCCATCATCAGCGGTTGGATGAAGATGCCGACCTGATCGGACTCTCGGCGGCAAACGCTGCGGCCGCTTTAAGCGGCACCTTCGTGGTCGATGGAAGCCCGACCCAGACCGCGATGGTTGAGGCCTCTGGCGGGCAGAGCCAACTCGCGCAGATTGCCACCGCGGCTGTGGTGGCTATCGTCCTGCTGTTCCTGACCAAGCCGCTGCAATACCTCCCGCGATGTGCGCTCGGCGCAATCGTGTTCGTTATCGCTGCCCGGCTTGTGGACTTGAGCGGCCTGCGCGACATCCAGCGCGAGAGCCCGGGTGAGTTCGCCCTCGCCTTGCTCACCGCCGCAATCGTGGTGCTGATCGGCGTCGAACAGGCGATCGTTCTCGCCATGGTGCTGTCCTTGTTCCGCGTCCTGAACCACAGTTATCACCCCCAGACCGGCGTGTTGGTGCAGGGCGAGCAGGGACTCTGGGAAACCAAGCCGGCCGTGGCGGAAGCTGTCACCGAGCCGGGTCTGGTTATTTATCGGTTTGGCGCAGCGCTTTTCTATGCCAACGCCGGCCTGTTTGCACACGAGGTTAGGATGTTGGCGCGAGGGTCGGCGGTGAGATGGCTCGTGGTCGATGCCGAGGCCATCACCAATGTCGATTACTCGGCCGCGCGGATGCTGCGCGAACTCAACCAGGACCTCAAGCAAATCAATGTCGAGTTTTCGTTTGCTCGCACCGCGACGTCGCTGCGGGCGGACTTGATCCGCCACCGCGTTATCGAGGTCATCGGCGAGGAACGAATATTCCCCCGTCTGCACAACGCCACCGCCGCCTTCAGAATGTCGCAGAGGAGCTGACGGAGCTGCTTGCCTGACGACCTGACACAATGAATGATGATGTTTGAGCAGCGGCTTAGGACCGCGCTCTTTGACCGATGCCGCCCGAAACTGAAACCGCGACGACCTCCCCGCACGTTCCGGCCATATCCCGCGACGAACTTCGCCAAGGGCTCAAGACTCGCGCACTCAAAGTGGTCGATGTGTTGCCGGCAGAGTCCTACGCGACCGGTCACATTCCGGGCTCGATTAGTATGCCCCTGCCGAGCGTCGCCAGCCATGCGCGCGAGCTGCTTCCCGATCTCAACGCCGACATCGCAGTCTACTGCGCCAAATTCACGTGACATCTGGCCGAGCAGGCGGTCGGCCTGCTGCATGAACTAGGCTATACCAAGGTGCGCGACTACCGCGGAGGCCTTGCCGATTGGGTCGAATCGGGCAGCGCCCTGGAGCGCGTGGCGGAAGCGACAACGACTGACGCGAGCGCGCTCCCAGCGGGACCGCGGTTGACCGCTTCGGTCGACGGGCTTGCGGGCGAGGGCCCGGCGCGAGTCCTGGAGCGGCAGCGGTGGAATGACTCCATCCCTGGACTCATCGATCGACTGTCAACCTTACAGCTTTTCCTGGTCTGGATTGGAACGGTTTTGCTGTGCGGGTTCGGCTACTGGGTGGGCGCCTTGGCAGGTGAGCACGGACTCATAGAAGGGAACCAGCCGCTCGGCATCGGCGTCCACGGTCTGGCCAGCTCACTATACTTCAGCTTCGTCACCGCGACCTCGGTCGGCTACGGCGATGTCCTCCCAGTCGGTTTCGCACGACTGATTGCAATCGTGGAAGCGGTAACTACGCTGCTCATCTTCGGGGCGGTAATCGCGAAGTTTGTCTCGCATCGACAAGATCGGTTGGTCGGCGAAATCCATCGCATCACTTTCGATGAACGTCTCGATCGAGTGCAAAGCAACCTGCACGTGGTCATCTCGGAGCTGCTGGAACTCACGACATTGTGCGAAACCCCTACGGTGCCGATGCGGCGCGTGGCTACTCGGCTGCATAGCGCCGTGTGGCTCTTCCTCAGCGAGTTGCGCACTACGCACGATCTCCTTTATCAGCCCCGGCTGATGGTGGAGGAAATCGTGCTGGCTTCGATTCTCGGCAACCTGGCCTCAGCCCTCGAGGTGCTCGCGGAACTCATGAGCTGCCTGCCGGCCGAGTTCACCCGCACCGATCACCTCGAGATAGCCCTGGGCTCCCTCACCCGTACCGCCGAGGACATCTGCGGCAACTGCGTACCGCACGAGTATACCCCAAGACTCATCTTCTGGATGGACCGCATCCAGGAAACCGCCAGACGAATCCACGTGGGCGCATCGAGTCCTTAGGGTTCGTGGGACACTAAGATTTCCTGCCCGCGCATCGCCCCGCGTCGATCGAGGCCATCGATTTTTGCGGCCTTGGTCCGTGACTTGGAACCTTATCCGCGCGCGGCGCGTCAGGGCCACCCTGATGGACGGCCGAGCGCGCCCGAGGTAACGGTCGCGCGTTTCCTCTCCCCGTCATTGACAGGCGGGCCGATGCGCCGACAAACTGTCCTACGGCATGTGCTCCTTCCGCTTTTTTGCAAGCGGAGCCATCGGCCACGGGTAGATCATCTTAAGGCGCCACAGAAACCCGATTGAACATCTGTTAGCTCTCTGAAAGCTTCATGAGCCGTTGGATTCCCCTGGGCGCCCTGGTGGTCGCCGCATTACTGCTGGTAACCGCGGTTCACGCGGACGACGCCCGCCAGCTGCTCGAGTCGCGCGACTCCCTTTACAACAATATCTATGTCTATCGGGAAGGGCCGTACGTCAGCATGACCTTCGGCTACAACCAGCACCTTTATGAAGAAAGCCTCTTCAACCCACTCGACGATCGCGAGCTTCCCGTCCCCTACACGCGCTTCATGACCGTGGGTCTCGCCTACCCCAAGAAGGTCAGCTCCATCCTCGAGATCGGATTCGGCGGAGGCCGCACCGCCTGGTACCTTCATCGTTTTCTGCCCGATACGGCGGTAACTTCAGTCGAGCTGGATCCGATGGTGATGCAGCTTGCGGACAAATACTTCGGCATCAAGCAGGAGCCCAACTTCAATGTCGTGGAACAGGATGGCCGGCTGTTCCTGACGTCTTCGCCGCGCCTCTATGATCTGATCCTGATCGATGCGTACCGCGGCCCGTTCGTGCCGTTTCAACTGCTCACCAAGCAGTTTTACCAGATCGTCAAGGAACACCTCAGCGGGGATGGCGTAGTGGTGCAGAATATCGAGCCGACCACCATGCTCTTCGATTCCGCGGTTAACACGCTCCATGGGGTCTTCGCGAACCTCGACTTTTATCCCGCGCAAGGCAATATCGTTGTCGTCGCTTACGATGGAAAACCACGGAGCCACGAGGAACTTCAGGCCATCGCCGCCGAGCGACAGGCCGCGCTTCATCTGCGTTACGATCTCACTCAAATGCTGGGCGCGCGCCGACCTTTGTCGACCGAGGGCAGCCTCGTCGATCCCAAGGCTGCCGTGCTGACCGACGATTTCGCCCCGGTCGAGGCGCTCAAGGCGATAGAGAAGCACAATCGCAAATGGGCGGCTAATAAGTGACCGCCCGCCCCTTATCCTTCTTTGTCATCTGCGCCAACGTCGCCGTGGTCGGCGCCGTCCTGATGGGTTTTGAGATGCTCGGGAGCCGCTACCTGGTCCCGTATTTCGGGGGCGGTATCAACACCTGGGCAGGTTTGATCTCCGTCGTGCTAAGCGGGCTGGCAATCGGCTACCTCATCGGCGGTACACTGGTGGACCGGCAGGCCTCTCCCCGGGTAATCGGAATTCCGGTCGCGCTCGCCGCCGCTTATCTGGCGCTGGTACCGCCCACGGCCGATCACGTCCTGCGCTGGGTA is part of the Candidatus Binataceae bacterium genome and harbors:
- a CDS encoding rhodanese-like domain-containing protein, which gives rise to MPPETETATTSPHVPAISRDELRQGLKTRALKVVDVLPAESYATGHIPGSISMPLPSVASHARELLPDLNADIAVYCAKFT
- a CDS encoding fused MFS/spermidine synthase, which encodes MSRWIPLGALVVAALLLVTAVHADDARQLLESRDSLYNNIYVYREGPYVSMTFGYNQHLYEESLFNPLDDRELPVPYTRFMTVGLAYPKKVSSILEIGFGGGRTAWYLHRFLPDTAVTSVELDPMVMQLADKYFGIKQEPNFNVVEQDGRLFLTSSPRLYDLILIDAYRGPFVPFQLLTKQFYQIVKEHLSGDGVVVQNIEPTTMLFDSAVNTLHGVFANLDFYPAQGNIVVVAYDGKPRSHEELQAIAAERQAALHLRYDLTQMLGARRPLSTEGSLVDPKAAVLTDDFAPVEALKAIEKHNRKWAANK
- a CDS encoding potassium channel family protein; protein product: MRDYRGGLADWVESGSALERVAEATTTDASALPAGPRLTASVDGLAGEGPARVLERQRWNDSIPGLIDRLSTLQLFLVWIGTVLLCGFGYWVGALAGEHGLIEGNQPLGIGVHGLASSLYFSFVTATSVGYGDVLPVGFARLIAIVEAVTTLLIFGAVIAKFVSHRQDRLVGEIHRITFDERLDRVQSNLHVVISELLELTTLCETPTVPMRRVATRLHSAVWLFLSELRTTHDLLYQPRLMVEEIVLASILGNLASALEVLAELMSCLPAEFTRTDHLEIALGSLTRTAEDICGNCVPHEYTPRLIFWMDRIQETARRIHVGASSP
- a CDS encoding carotenoid oxygenase family protein, encoding MSRGFASIGMECDYSHLVVEGTIPQQLNGTFYRIGPNPQFPPRGTYNPLNGDGMVHAFRVSDGCVAYRNRWVRTEQWRIEHAAGRALFGTSGLPSDNDSSVAGMRTDGVANTNLVWHAGRLLALEEGHAPIELDPASLDTIGRWSFHNKLPRNMTAHPKIDPESGEMLFFANFPTGRISHDIELYVASPAGELIRAQSLTGPFAALIHDFAVTRDFIMVAFCPVTVSVRRAMAGRPLIAWEPERGTHVAMVARRGNAQEVRWFSGPPSMAWHTMNAFNEGGRIVVDVCQQEVAVFPLADGAPTDPRRATQRLTRWEFDWSKPGNFSVEILSDERCEYPRVDERWMGKRYRYGFVACLGGPGSADLFHRGVGRFDHLARQMRIYAAGPRSAVAEPVFVPGDLGAGEGEGYLLTNIFDEDRNTSHLAIFDAQELERGPIARAHLDHRVPVGFHGIWRPATRSGN
- a CDS encoding SulP family inorganic anion transporter, with translation MSTFRMFSGVRPVTRDSAIRDALAGFQLAAMNIPQALGYTKIAGTPVITGLYTLLFPLVAFAAFGSSRFLVVAADSATAAILAGGLGDLAPLASPRYVALAGTVALLTGGFLLIARLLKLGFLADFLSQTVLVGFLTGVGFQVGIAVLGELLGVEVHSQRSIGQLLEVVRDLPQLRMITPLISAVVVAVILGLRGLAPKAPGALIAVAGAIAASMFWDFAGHGVAVVGPVSGGLPRLGLPAMTWHDINQLVPIAGSCVVMIVAQSAATARFYATRHHQRLDEDADLIGLSAANAAAALSGTFVVDGSPTQTAMVEASGGQSQLAQIATAAVVAIVLLFLTKPLQYLPRCALGAIVFVIAARLVDLSGLRDIQRESPGEFALALLTAAIVVLIGVEQAIVLAMVLSLFRVLNHSYHPQTGVLVQGEQGLWETKPAVAEAVTEPGLVIYRFGAALFYANAGLFAHEVRMLARGSAVRWLVVDAEAITNVDYSAARMLRELNQDLKQINVEFSFARTATSLRADLIRHRVIEVIGEERIFPRLHNATAAFRMSQRS